The DNA segment AAATACCAATATTTCTGTATTTTGATAAATCTGCCATTGTATTACTCTATTTCTATTAAAAGTTACGTTAAAAAATTTTGCGCGGATTATACATCAACTAAGAAAAACTAACATCAAAATTTGATAAAAATTAACCAACTTAGTTGTTTATTTTAAAAAAAATTTGCCTTTAGGTGGCTAAATTCGGTGTTTTTACAATTATTTTGCTTATTTTTGCTCTAGAAAAGCATAAAGTTTAGACAATATCGAGAGAGTTTGCTAAATTGTGCCCCTGAAAAGACTCTCTGTATAATTGTTGGTCAATTTTGAATTGTTCGACTAGAATTTGTTGGGAATCGAATACATATATAGTAGTAAACAAAAAAGATTGGGTTGCCGCCCAGTTGTATATAACTTTTAAGGTATTAGAAAAATGGCTAAAGAAAAATTTGAACGTTCGAAACCACATGTAAACGTAGGTACAATCGGACACGTTGACCACGGTAAAACAACATTAACTGCTGCAATCTCAGCTGTACTTACTAAAGTACACGGTGGTGAAGTTAAAGATTTCGCACAAATCGATAACGCTCCAGAAGAGCGCGAGCGTGGTATTACAATCAATACTTCTCACATTGAGTACGATACAGATACACGTCACTACGCACACGTAGATTGTCCAGGTCACGCCGATTACGTTAAAAACATGATCACAGGTGCTGCACAAATGGATGGCGCTATCTTAGTAGTTGCTGCTACAGATGGTCCTATGCCACAAACACGTGAGCACATCTTACTATCTCGCCAAGTTGGTGTTCCATTCATTATTGTTTTCATGAACAAATGTGACATGGTTGATGACGAAGAGTTATTAGAATTAGTAGAAATGGAAGTTCGTGAACTTCTTTCAGAATACGATTTCCCAGGTGATGACTTACCAGTAATCCAAGGTTCTGCATTAGGCGCACTTCAAGGTGAAGCTAAATGGGAAGAGAAAGTAGTTGAACTTGCTGACGCACTTGATTCTTACATTCCAGAGCCAGAGCGTGCAATCGATGGTGACTTCATTCTTCCAATCGAAGATGTTTTCTCAATCCAAGGTCGTGGTACGGTTGTAACAGGTCGTGTTGAACGTGGTATCGTACGTGTAGGTGACGAAGTTGCTATCGTAGGTATCAAAGACACAACAGTAACTACATGTACTGGTGTTGAAATGTTCCGTAAGCTTCTTGACGAAGGTCGTGCTGGCGAAAACTGTGGTGTTTTATTACGTGGTACTAAGCGTGAAGAAGTACAACGTGGCCAAGTATTATGTAAGCCTGGTTCAGTTAACCCACACACTAAATTCGAATCAGAAGTATACGTGTTAAGTAAAGATGAAGGTGGTCGTCATACTCCATTCTTCAAAGGTTACCGTCCACAGTTCTACTTCCGTACAACAGATATCACAGGTGCTGTAGAGCTTCCTGCAGGTGTTGAAATGGTAATGCCTGGCGACAACCTTAAGTTTGTTGTTGAGCTAATCAACCCAATCGCGATGGAAGAAGGTTTACGCTTCGCTATCCGTGAAGGTGGCCGTACAGTTGGTGCTGGTGTTGTATCTAAAATCATCGACTAATATCGATAATTTATAGAACACTAAAGAAAGGTCGCTAACGCGGCCTTTTTTATTGGGTAAAAATTAGAAACGAGAAACGAGAAACGAGAAACGAGAAACGAATGCCTTTTTCCTGAATTTATTTCAGGATCTGTTTAACTAGTCCCGCCAACTCATAATCTATTGTTTATTAATAGTACTTTCCAAATAACCTCTATACTTATTCACATGATAATTGTTTGTATAGGATTAATTTATGGACCATGAAAAACTAATTACTCAGCTAACTACTCTTATTATGGACTTTGGCCCCAAAATTGTAGCTGCAATTTTTGTTTGGATCATTGGTGCATGGGTAATAAAAGCGTTAATTATTGGTTTGAGCAAAGTCCTCGATAAAGGCAATGTAGATGAATCATTAAAACCATTCGTTAAAGGTTTATGTTCTACTCTGCTGAAAGTACTACTGGCTATCACTGTGCTCGGTATGATTGGTATCGAAATGACCTCATTTATTGCCATCTTAGGTGCCGCGGGTTTGGCTATTGGCATGGCACTGTCAGGGACTTTACAAAATTTTGCCGGCGGCGTGATGATCTTGATTTTCAAACCGTTTAAAATCGGAGATGTAATAGATGCTCAGGGCTATGTTGGTAAAGTTTCAGAAATCCAGATATTTAATACGATATTAAAAACGCCAGATAACAAGACTATCATTATACCTAACGGTGGTTTGGCTACTGGTTCAATGACAAACTATTCCACTGAAAGTCAACGGCGAGTAGATTGGACTATCGGTATGGGGTATGGTGATGATGTTGATAAGGCAAAAGCAATTATTCAAAAATTGTGTGATGATGATCCGCGTATCCTCAAAGATCCTGAAGTCTTTATTGCGGTATCTGCTTTAGCTGATAGTTCAGTAAACTTCGCCGTTAGAGCTTGGGTTAAGGCTGAAGATTACTGGGATGTATTTTTTGCAATGAACGAAAATACTTATAAAACATTCAATAAAGAGGGGATCAATATTCCGTACCCACAAATGGATGTACACGTACATAAATCAGATTAGCTATTTTTGATAATGTTTTTTA comes from the Thalassotalea nanhaiensis genome and includes:
- the tuf gene encoding elongation factor Tu: MAKEKFERSKPHVNVGTIGHVDHGKTTLTAAISAVLTKVHGGEVKDFAQIDNAPEERERGITINTSHIEYDTDTRHYAHVDCPGHADYVKNMITGAAQMDGAILVVAATDGPMPQTREHILLSRQVGVPFIIVFMNKCDMVDDEELLELVEMEVRELLSEYDFPGDDLPVIQGSALGALQGEAKWEEKVVELADALDSYIPEPERAIDGDFILPIEDVFSIQGRGTVVTGRVERGIVRVGDEVAIVGIKDTTVTTCTGVEMFRKLLDEGRAGENCGVLLRGTKREEVQRGQVLCKPGSVNPHTKFESEVYVLSKDEGGRHTPFFKGYRPQFYFRTTDITGAVELPAGVEMVMPGDNLKFVVELINPIAMEEGLRFAIREGGRTVGAGVVSKIID
- a CDS encoding mechanosensitive ion channel family protein; protein product: MDHEKLITQLTTLIMDFGPKIVAAIFVWIIGAWVIKALIIGLSKVLDKGNVDESLKPFVKGLCSTLLKVLLAITVLGMIGIEMTSFIAILGAAGLAIGMALSGTLQNFAGGVMILIFKPFKIGDVIDAQGYVGKVSEIQIFNTILKTPDNKTIIIPNGGLATGSMTNYSTESQRRVDWTIGMGYGDDVDKAKAIIQKLCDDDPRILKDPEVFIAVSALADSSVNFAVRAWVKAEDYWDVFFAMNENTYKTFNKEGINIPYPQMDVHVHKSD